ACCCCCCTCCGCGGCCCCCTGACGATTGCGCTCCGGGCGGCCGACGGCACGGAGCGCCCCGTTGGGACCCAGGATGCGGGCGGCGAGGACAACCTCGAGGCGACCGTCACGATCCCGAGGGACGCACCTGCCGGAGCCCACGGGCTCGTCGTCCGGGCCGGGGGCGCCCAAGGAGACGCACGTCTCGATGTCCTCCGGGACTAGACACCGATGACGGTGTCGGGCTTCCGGAGTCTTCGGACCCAACGCATTAATAGGCCAACGTCCTCGCCGGCCCCTCGGACACCATGGGAACCTCCCGGCGGTGGTATCGGTTCGTGGACCAGCATGCGGGGCAGTTCGTCCCGACCTCGTTCCGCGATTTCGTGCTGAAGTGGGTCCCGCTCTCCCTCCTCATCGGAATCGCGGTCGGCGTGATGACCGTCCTCTTCCGGTTCGCGCTGGATGTCGTCGCCGCGGCGTTCAACCCTTCCTTCGTGCCTTGGTACCTAGTCTTCCTTCTCCCGACCGCCGGCGGCGCCCTCGTGGGCCTAATCATCCCGCACTTCGCGAAGGAGACCGCGGGGCAGGGGATGGACGAGGTGATCCACGCGATCCACTACCGCGGGGGGCAGATCCGGTCCATCGTTCCCCCGGTCAAGCTGATCGTCTCCGCGCTGACGATCAGCAGCGGCGGCAGCGCGGGGCCCGAGGGCCCGGTGGGCGAGATCGGCGCGGGAACGGCCTCCCTCTTCGGCCGATTGCTGCGGCTCCGCCGGAGCGACGCCCGGACACTCGTGATCGCCGGGGCAGCCGCGGGCTTCGGTGCAATCTTCAAGGCGCCCCTCGGCGGCGCGCTGTTCGCCCTCGAGACCCCATACAAGAACGACCTGGAGCACAGCGCGGTCATCCCGGCCCTGATTTCCTCGACAGTCTCCTATCTGGTGTTCGTCCTCGTCTACGGGGCGGCGCCCATCTTCGGGGGCGCCAGCGCCCAGCCGCGGTTCGACCTGGCCCACCTCGGGCTCTACCTCTCCCTGGGACTGCTCTCGGGCGTGCTCGCCATCGTCTTCGTCCGGGCCTTCTTTGCGATCAGCGACGCCTTCTCCCGGTCGCACCTCCCGTTCATTGCCAAGACGACGCTCGGCGGGCTCGCCTGCGGCCTGATCGCAATCGCGTTCCCCGCGGTCCTCGGCCTCGGGTATTTCTGGGACTCCAGCCTGCTCACGGCCAACTTCTCCGCCGTGATCGTCGCCGGGACGACGGTCACCGGCCTCGCGGTCTTGCTCCTCGCACTCGGCGCGATCCTGTTCGCGAAGATTGTCGCGACCTCCTTCACGATCGGGAGCGGGGGCAGCGGGGGCGTGCTCACCCCGAGCCTCTTCATCGGCGGGACCCTTGGCGCGGTCGTCGGCCTCTTCCTGCAGTTCCTGAACTTCCCCTTCTCCCCGCCGGTCCTCGTGCTCGTCGGGATGGGAGCGGTCCTCGCCGCGGCGACCAAGACTCCGATCTCGAGCGCGGTCATGCTCACGGAAATGACCGGCGGGTTCGCGGTGATCATCCCGCTCATCCTGGCCACCGTGGCGAGCTACGCGATCGCGGGGGAGCACACCCTGTACCCGGCCCAGATCACCCGCCAGGCCATGCCGCTGGACCTCGGCGCGTTGGCGGGGAAGCGCGTCAAAGAGGTCATGACGGCGCCCGTCGTCGTATTCCCGCCGGAGACGTCCGTGGCGGACGCGCTCCAGCGGACGGACACGAAAGGCCATTACTCCTATCCCGTCGTCGGGCCGGACGGCACGATCCTGGGGGTCGTCTACCGTCGCGGGCTGCGGGAAGCCGCCGAACGGACTCCGACAACGCCCGTCCGGCAGATCATGGAATCCCACTTCGAGGCCATCCACGAGGATGTCCCCGCGGAGAGGGCCTTCGACCTGATGAACGAACTCCAGGTTACGCGGATGTTCGTCACGGACGGGTCGAAGCGGGTAGTGGGGATGCTCACCCAGCTCGACCTCATGCGGGCAGCCGACGAGGCGGAGCCGAGCGCCTGACGATCCTCGGGGACGGCCGATTCAAAGGGGGTAAGGCTGGGCTTCGATCGGCTGGACGATCTCTGCGCCGAGGCGGAGCTTGTCCAAGAACCTCGCGAACAGGGCTGGGTTCTCCGTGTGGACCAGAAAGACCTTCTTGGGGCGGATCGTCTCCACGGCCCTCCGGAGGTCGTGCGCGGTCGCGTGCCCCGAGGCATGGATCTGGAAGAGGGGCAGGCCATACCGGGTGAGCCAGCCCTTGAGCTTCTCGAAGGAGATCTCCATCTCCTCGTTGAACGGCTCACTGCTGGACAGGATGTAGACGCTCCCCGGCATGGGATCGATCGCGGGCAACGCGAGCATGTCCGAGAGAGTGGCCACGAGGATGGCCTGGGGCTGGATGGCCCTGACGCCCGCGGCATCGACCACGCGGTCGCCGTACTTCTCCTCGAGATGCTTCTCGAACGCGGCCGTGGTCTTCTTCTCCTTCCGGAAGATCCGGACGTTCCGGGACGTGAGGTCGAAGCCTGTGAAGAGACCCTTCTCGACGAGCCGATCGACCAGGAACGCCTGCCGCGCCGTGAGGACCAGGATGCGGTCCGTGGCCTTCGCGACGTTGTGGAACGTGTTCATGCGGTCCACGTCCGCGGGGGCGAATCCCGTCAGGACGAGGCCGCGGGTCTGGGAGACCACCGTCGTCAGCTTCTCCTGGACCTCGTCTTCGGATTCAATCTTGGAATCCTCGATGTGCGTGCCCTCGATGAGCAACGCCACGGGATCTCGAGCCTTCGCCTTCTCCAGGAAGGCGCGACTCTCCGCGGCCCGCGCGCCATGGAGGCGGAAGTCTCCCGTGTACGCCACGTTGCCGGCCTTCGTCTCGACCACGTAGCCCACGCTGCCGAGGACGGAGTGGTCGACGTTGAACGCGGTCACGGGCAGGCCCGCGATCTCCTGGGTCCGCCCCGGCTCCACCGGCTCGAGGGTGCGGAACTCCTGCTGCCCCTCCTTCTCCGTCCAGTTCGCGATGTAGTACTCCCGGGACGGTCCCGCGTGGCCGGCGTACTCACGGCCGAGGATCATCGCGTTCGTCGTGGGGGTCGCGTACGAGGGGATGTCGTCCCGCAGCCAGCGGATCGCGTCGTAGTGGTCCGTGTGGGGATGGGTGAGGAGCACGGCGTCCAGCTCCCGCTTCTCCGTCGCGTCCTTCCTGTAGATCCCGGGAAGGTTGGGCAAGATCCCCAGAGCGAGGAGGTGCTCCTCCTTCTGCGGGTGAATCCAAGGCTCGTCGAAGTACTGCTTCTCGCGCCCGAAATTCTTGCCGAAGTCCAGAAAGATGCGGGCGCTCCCGTCCTCGAGGAGGAACTTGTTCCCCCCAATCTCGTTGATGCCACCGTAGAAGGTGATCCGCGTCCCGGCCACGCCGTTTCCCGGCGGCAGAAGGCAGCACGGGAGCTTAGATGCTGCGGCTCATCGGCCGGGGAAGGCTGAAAGACGCCGGGCGAGGGCGGACCTCTCCGGTTCGGAGAGGAGGGCCCATGCCATGGGGAACAAGACCCGCTCTTCCCGGCCGAAGTGGTAATCGACGCTGAGGCGGAGCGACTCGAAGCCGAGGCGCCACGCCGCACCGTCGTGCAGGACCGGTTGTGCGAGCCTCCCCAGTTGGGCGCGCATCGAACTGTGTTCCCCTCGCAGGACGTTGGTCGCTCCCTCCCTGCCGCCGAACAGCCGCTCGCAGATGGGGTATACCGCGGTCTCCTCAATGCACAGATGACGCTCCAACGAACGAGCGAGATTGACCACGAGGGCGGATACCGCGGGGTGGCGGACCTCCGAAGGCGGTGCGGCGATGAGACGGGCAAACTCCCCGCGGAGCGCTGCGTGCTGCGCTGCGAGGGCCCGGAAAGGCTCGGAGGCCACCCCCGCCTGGTCCGGGCCCGGCGACGACACCCCACGGACCGCCACCGTCACGTCAACCTCCCAAGAAGAGCGGGTGGGCTCCCGCCGCGTCGACGCGCGGAAGCGGCGGGAGCGTGGGTCGCGCAGCCGCAGGATCACATCCCGGGGTTGAAGATCGTCGAGTTCGCATACCCGGTCACGTGGAGGACGCCCACGGCCCCCATGTCGACCGCGTGGAGCAGGGCATGGTCCACCAAGGTGTAGTTCCCCGGATACTCGAGGGTCAAGTCCACGACCACGCAGTCGCCGGGCGGAACCAGGACCGTCTGAACCCCATGGAGTGGCGGATCCGTGAGGTCCCCGTACTGCCAGACCCGGCTGAAGATCTCCCCGATGACGTGGAACGAGGAGATGAAGTCGGGACCCCCGTCCGCGAAGTACATCCGGACCGTTTGGTTCACCTGGCCCGTGAGCTCGTGGGCGCCGGTCAGGGCCTTGAACGCGCCGTTGAACACGAAGTACGTGGGCTGCTCGTCCCACAGCTTCTGGCCGTCGAACACCTGGTTGCCGAGGGTGTGGATGGGCCACTTCGTATACAGCTCGCTCTGGCCCACGTAGAACTCATGGTCCACGGGCGGCAGTGGGGCATCGGGTTGGACGAGGATTTCCCCGAACATCCCGTTCGCGATGTGCGTGGGGACGTCCGGCGTGCCGCAGTGGTACAGGAAGAGTCCGGGCACGAGCGCCTTGAAGGAGAACGTCGTGGACTGGCCGGGTGCCGCCATGGACGCGTACATGCCGCCCCCGGGGCCCATGACCGCGTGGAAGTCCACGGAGTGGTTCATCATGCTCGATGCGTCATTGTGGAAGTGCACGACGACCGTGTCGTTCACGCGGACGCGGAAGAACGGGCCGGGCACCTTCCCGTTGTACGTCCAGTACGTGTACGAGACCCCCGGCTCAATCTGGCCGTTGACCTCGGTGGCGTTGAGCCAGATGTCCACGGTCGCGGGCGTCGTGCGCGTGATCGGCGGCGGAACATCCGTTGCATTCCGGACGATGTCGTTCACGGGCAGGACTTCGGGACCGATGGGCGGCAGGGAGGGCGCTCCGCCCGCCCCCGACCCGACGACGAGCTTCCCCTCCATGCCCAGGGCCCGGTGGCCCGGCACGGCGCAGTAGTACGCGAACGTGCCCTCCTGGTTCGCCACGAAATGGACCGCGGCGGTCGCGCCCACGGCCATCACGTCGGCGCTCTGCGTGTCGTATCCTTCCACATACAGGTTATGCCCCGTGTTGACCTGGTCCGCGATCGTGATCGTGACCTGGTCTCCGAGGGAGACGTTCAGCGTGGGATTCTTCACGCCGGCGATGGTCCCTCCGACCCCTACGAAGTAGAAGTCGAACACGTTCAGGTTGAACGATTCCAACGCGCCGCCCGCTGCCGCCGACCCGGGCGTCCGGAGCACGTAGCCGCCGATCGCCCCGGCCATCACACCCAGGAGCAAGGGGACCGCCACCACGACCGCCAGGAGGCCGCGTCCTAGGGGCCGAGAGGATTTCATCGCGCGTCGCCGGCGATCCTCGCTCGCCACGGGATCCAACTGCCCACCCGCCATCCTGTTCACCTTCGACGGGAGGAGGCACGTGGTCCTCCGGTAAGCCGAGTCCCCGAACCCGTTCGGGGGTCTACCGCGCGCGTTTCATGAGACCCTGGAAGTACCCGTGGAGGATCTTCTCCTCCCCCGTGCGGAGGGTCTCGGAGAGGGCCGCCTTGGACACCCCGAGCTTCCTCGCGAGCTCCGTCAGACCGATCTTCTTCGGGAAGTCGAAATAGCCCAGTTCGAAGGCGAGGCTCAGGACGCGCTCCTGCCGCTCCGTGAGGCTCCCGGAGCCTCGGGCAGACCGGATCGCCGCAAGCTCAACCGCGATGCCCCGGTCCTTCAGGATCCGGACCAGGGCCTCGACGGATGGGCGCGTCGGGGCGAGCAGATGCCACTCAAGCCCGCCGCCCGGCGTCGCGGTGGCGTCCGTGAGGAACGCATCCGAGTTCGCGAGCGCCTGGCACGCGTCGCAGTGATCCACGAGCAGGGTGGCCAGGATCTTGCCTTTGGGGGGCACGATCGCCTCGACGCGGTGCACGAACCGGTTGCCGCGGAGGGTCTCCACGACCGCCGTGGGGTCGGCCTCCCCTGGGTCGATCTCCACGAGGGTCTGGAGGGTGGTCCCTCCCGCGGGCTTCTGTTCGACGAGGTTCACGGTCGCCCCGTGCTCCCGCGTGACCTCCGTCACCCAGCTGCACGGCAGGGTAATCCGGAGGGTCGCCTCGATCATCGGGGGCGCGGAAACGTGTTGACGGATAAAAGGGAATGGCTCCCGGGCCACGGCAGCCCACGCGTCCATGCGGACGGCAAAGGCTTATCGGGGCGGCGCCTTTCGAGGCAAGCCTCAGCCAGGAAAGGGAATGCGCATGACGGACACCTTCGACCGCTTCCTCACGGGGAAGGGAAGCTACGTGGCCGACCTGGACCTCCCGGACATGCTCCACCTGAAGATCGCGCGCAGCGTCTACGCACGCGCCATGGTGCGCTCCGTGAAGGGAGGGATCACGTCCGCCGAGATCCCCGAGCTCATGAGCGCGGTCGGAGAAGGCGCGGAGGGCGGGATGGGCGCGGTGGCCTATCCGGTCCTCGCGCGGGAACGCGTGAACTACGTGGGCCAGCCCATCGCGGCCGTCGTGGGACGAACGGCGACCGAGGCGGAGGATCTCCTCGATTCCGTGGAGGTCGAGTACGACCCCCTGAAGGCGGTCACCGACCCCGAGCAGGCCTTGACCGCGGAGCCGATCCACCCGGGGACCAAGTCGAACGTCATGGGGGCAGGGCAGGTCGGGGCCAAGTTCGAGGACCTCGCCTCCCCCGTCGTGATCAAGGAGACCCTGCGATGCGCGCGGGTCGTGCCCAACCCCCTCGAGCCGCGGGGCGTCGTCGTGCGATGGGAAGGGGGCCGCCTCACCGTGTACGCCTCCACGCAGTCCGTCTCGAGCTTCCAGGAGGGCCTCGCCGAGAGCCTCGGAATCCCCAAGCGTTCCGTCCGTGCGATCCAGATGGACACGGGCGGTGCGTTCGGGACCAAAGGGGGCATCTACCCGGAGTACGTCGTCGCCGCCCACATCGCAAGGAAGGAAAAGCGACCGGTGCGGTGGATTGAAACGCGGTACGAACACCTGCAAGCCACGGAACAGGGCCGCGGGGCCCGCGCCCACGCGAAGCTGTTCGCGGACCGGGAGGGTCGGGTCCAAGGCTTCCAGGGGGACCTGCTCATCGATGGCGGCGCGTATTCGGCCGGCATGGCGGAGTGGTCGCCGCGTTGGATCGGCATGCAGATGACCGGTCCGTATTCGATTCCCCGCGCGTACATCGCAGGCCGCGCGGTCTTCACGAACAAGGTGCCCCTGGGGCCCTATCGTGGCGCCGGGCGGCCCGAGGCCGCCTACTTCATCGAGCGCATGATGGACTTCCTCGCGGATGAGGTGGGCCTCGATCCCGTGGACGTCCGCCTCCGGAACGCGGCGGAAGGACCGTGGAAGTCGCCGACGGGCCTCCAGGTGCCGCCGTTCCGCGGGTTCCTGGAAGACGCGGTCCGCGAGCTCGACTACCGGCGGAAGGGGGCGGAAGCCAAGGCGGGCTTCTCCTCCTTCGTCCTACTTCCTGCCGCGAGCATGGGCGAGGGCGCGCGAATCGCCGTACATTCTGGACGCGTTCAGGTCTGGCTCGGGGGGAACCCCCACGGCCAAGGGCACGAGGTCTTCGTCCGCAAGCTCGTCTCCGAGGAACTCGACGTGCCGCCCGACCTCATCGACCTCGAGAAGAGCGACACGGACGCCCTCGCGAAGGGCGTGGGCAGCTGGGGGAGCCGGACCGCGATTGTCGGCGGCGGTGCCGTCATCGAAGCGGCCCGAAAACTCAAGGCCCAGGTCAAGCGGAGGGGCACGTACTCCGCGAAGAAGCTCCTCGCGGGGACGTACGACGCGAAGGTGTTCTACAAGCCCGAAGGCAACTTCAACTCGCTCGGAGCGAACCTTGTGACGGCCCACGTCGATGAAACGGGCCTCGTGGGCGTGGACGAGGTCGCAGCGTACTACGACGCCGGCGAGGTGTTGAACCGCGCGATGCTCGAGAGCCAGGTCATCGGTGGATCCGTGCAGGGCATCGGCCAGGTGCTCACGGAAGGCGCGTTCTACGACGCGGACGGTCAGCCCACCGTGGGCACGATCGGCGACGCCGGTCTGCTCTCGGCGATGGAGATGCCCCGGTTCTCCGTTAAGACCGCGACCACCCGCTCGGACGCACCCCATGGGGCCAAGGGCGTGGGCGAGAGCCCGACGATCGGCGTCCCGCCGGCCCTCATGCGTGCGGTCGAACGCCATGTGGGCCGCCGACTCACCCACACGCCGCTGCGGCCCGAGGAGCTTCTTCCGCGTTGAAGGCGTCCGCCGCCAACCGTGGCTTCATGAGGGAAGGGGCCTTGGAGGTCCGTCATGCTGTATCTCTCCGAGGAAGATGTCGCGCGTCTCCTCACTATGGGGGACGCACTGCGCGAGGTTGAGGCGGCTCTCCGAGACCTCGGCGAGGGGAAGGCGGACAATCGTCCGCGGCAGCGGGTCCGGGGTGCCCACACGGTCCTCAACGTGATGCCCGCCTCGTGGCCCGGCCGCGGCTACTACGGATTCAAGTACTACTCGATCTCGCGCGAGGGGGCCCGCTTCTGGTTCCATCTCTTGGATGCACACTCGGGCGCTCTCCTCGCGGTGCTTCAGGCGAACCGGCTGGGGCAACAACGGACGGGCGCCGCCAGCGGCATCGCGACGAAGACCCTCGCCCCTCGGGACGCAACCGTGGTCGGCATCCTAGGGACCGGGTGGCAGGCCGAGAGCCAGCTCGAGGCCACCTGCGCCGTGCGCAAGATCGCCCGAATCCGGTGCCACAGCCGCCGGCAGGCCCAACGCGAAGCCTTCGCAATCAAGATGTCGAAGTCCCTCGGCGTAGACGTGGTTCCGGTGGACTCGGCAGAAGGCGCAGTCCGTGGGGCCGACATTGTCATCGCCGCAACGACCGCCTCGGAGCCGGTGGTGAAAGGGGAGTGGCTGGCGCCGGGCGCGCACGTGAACGCCATGGGCGCCAACCGGGTCGAGGCTCGCGAGCTGGACGACGGGGTAGTCACGCGTGCCAGCCTGATCGCCGCAGATTCCGTTGAGCAGGCTCGGATGGAGGCGGGAGATTTGATCATTCCGATCTCCAAAGGCATCCTGTCGTGGGACCGGGTCACTGAGCTCTCCCACGTGGTCGCGGGCAAGGTTCCGGGCCGCCGCAAGGATGACGACATCACGATCTTCAAATCGCTCGGCCTCGCAATCGAGGACGTGGCGGTGGGAGCGTTCGTGTACGAACGCGCCCGCACAGAACGGATCGGGAACGATGTCTCCGTGTGACGCCCCGCGCACCGGAGACGCTGGAGTCATGCTCACGGCGGAGGACGCTCGGTCAGCAGTCGCCTTTCGAGCGGCGCGAGTCTGGGGTGCACGAAAGACCCGTTCCCCTCGATGGTCTCGCCATCGAACGTGACCGTGGGTTTCCTCGTTACCCCATCGATGTGACTCTTCGCGAGCGTGAATCCGCCCTTGAAGGAGGCCATCTGAGAACCGAACCCGGTGACGAACACACCGAACGCGCGCTCGTCCTCGAGGATCTTTCCGGAGATGCCCGCACCGGGATTGAACCCGAAGCAGAAGTGAGCCACGTTGTACATCTTCCGGTCGCGGAAGTGGTCGATCCAGTCGCGCAGGACCTTCGCGGCCTCTCCTCCGCCAATCGAGACGATCCGCCCGCGGGCGAGCTCAATCCGGATGGGCTCCCGAAGAGGCGCGAGCGGATCGGGAGGCCACACGGTCCCATCGAGGACGAGACTTCCTTCGACGGTGTTCTCCATGGCGGCCCAGGAAATCTGGCCCCCAAGATAGGAATCACGACCCGGTATCACGCACTCTCCTGTGTCCAGGATGATCGGTCGCTTCCCGAGCTCGAACGACAGGTCGGTCCCCCCGGGAGAGGTCACGTGGACGTCCTTGGCCTTCGCGGTCATCCGCTGCAACGTGACCCCGAATGCCTTGAGGGCGGGAAGGGAGACGTTCCCGATGCAGCGGATCATCATGTCCGCGTCCATCCCGGTCAGGCAGAGCGCCCGCGTCCCGCGGTCCATGGCTCGCTGAAAGGCGCGGGTCGTGATCAGGTAGGTGCGCGCGAACTCCACGAGCACGTCGGCCTTGCGCATCGCCTCCGCGAAGGGGGCGGGGGGCTCCGTTCCCGGAGGTCCCTTGATTCGGTACCAGACCTCTAGGGGGATGCCGCCCCGCTCCTCCACCGCGTCGACCGCGGACCGTACGACGCTCGGGTCCGCGGCGGGATCTCCATACACGATCACCGTCTCGCCCTTCTTCAACCGCAGCAGGTCTCGGGCGAGGACCAACGCGGCCGAACGAACGTCCGCCAAGGTCAGCGCGCCCCCTTGGTGTGCTTGCGCTCGATGGGGACGAACCGGGTCTTGTAGCCGAAGTAGCCAGGGCCGAAGCCCTCCACCCCACGCGGGGTGCGCCAGATCTCCGGGGCGGGCAGCCCGAACGCAGCGATGTGCTGTCCTTTCTTCACCCAGGGGTTCAGAATCGGGGCGCGTTCCTCGAGATCCAGGAGGCACACCAGGTCCGGCGCCGTCACGTCCACCTTGCCGTTGCGCCACGCCATGATGTTCTCGTTCTTGAACCAGATGCGGTACCTCGCTCCCTTGTCCGCGCCGGTCCCTCGGATGTCGATCGTTCCGAACGTGAACCCCTCCTTGTCCTCGTACTTGCAGCTCGACGGCGCGACGCCTTCGAAGAGGAGATAGCCGTGCGTGGCCCCGAGGACCGCGACGATAGGGTCCTCATTCCGGTTCCGAATCGCGTGGCCCACCGTCTCCGAGAATGTAATTGAGCGAAGAACGAGGCCCTTCCGGAGATCGCCGATCTTCCCCGGATGGTCCGCGACGCCCACGTGTCCCCCGCTGGCCACGGCCATGGCCCGGACGAGCACCTCCGCATGGAAGTCGTCGGCGACGTTCTGGATCACAGCCTCGTCCCCGTACTTGTTCGCGATCCCCATGGGGGCGATCGGGATCCCCGCCACGAAGTACGTGGAGTGCTGGAGGTCGGGCACGGACCGTCCCGCCCCGTCCGCGTCCAGTGCGGGGAGGCCGAGCTGAGCCGCGACGGAGAGCGCGGCGGCCGTGTTGCCGCCGCCGAGTTCCGTGGCCACGGTC
The nucleotide sequence above comes from Thermoplasmata archaeon. Encoded proteins:
- a CDS encoding hemerythrin domain-containing protein, coding for MTVAVRGVSSPGPDQAGVASEPFRALAAQHAALRGEFARLIAAPPSEVRHPAVSALVVNLARSLERHLCIEETAVYPICERLFGGREGATNVLRGEHSSMRAQLGRLAQPVLHDGAAWRLGFESLRLSVDYHFGREERVLFPMAWALLSEPERSALARRLSAFPGR
- a CDS encoding chloride channel protein; this encodes MGTSRRWYRFVDQHAGQFVPTSFRDFVLKWVPLSLLIGIAVGVMTVLFRFALDVVAAAFNPSFVPWYLVFLLPTAGGALVGLIIPHFAKETAGQGMDEVIHAIHYRGGQIRSIVPPVKLIVSALTISSGGSAGPEGPVGEIGAGTASLFGRLLRLRRSDARTLVIAGAAAGFGAIFKAPLGGALFALETPYKNDLEHSAVIPALISSTVSYLVFVLVYGAAPIFGGASAQPRFDLAHLGLYLSLGLLSGVLAIVFVRAFFAISDAFSRSHLPFIAKTTLGGLACGLIAIAFPAVLGLGYFWDSSLLTANFSAVIVAGTTVTGLAVLLLALGAILFAKIVATSFTIGSGGSGGVLTPSLFIGGTLGAVVGLFLQFLNFPFSPPVLVLVGMGAVLAAATKTPISSAVMLTEMTGGFAVIIPLILATVASYAIAGEHTLYPAQITRQAMPLDLGALAGKRVKEVMTAPVVVFPPETSVADALQRTDTKGHYSYPVVGPDGTILGVVYRRGLREAAERTPTTPVRQIMESHFEAIHEDVPAERAFDLMNELQVTRMFVTDGSKRVVGMLTQLDLMRAADEAEPSA
- a CDS encoding xanthine dehydrogenase family protein molybdopterin-binding subunit — translated: MTDTFDRFLTGKGSYVADLDLPDMLHLKIARSVYARAMVRSVKGGITSAEIPELMSAVGEGAEGGMGAVAYPVLARERVNYVGQPIAAVVGRTATEAEDLLDSVEVEYDPLKAVTDPEQALTAEPIHPGTKSNVMGAGQVGAKFEDLASPVVIKETLRCARVVPNPLEPRGVVVRWEGGRLTVYASTQSVSSFQEGLAESLGIPKRSVRAIQMDTGGAFGTKGGIYPEYVVAAHIARKEKRPVRWIETRYEHLQATEQGRGARAHAKLFADREGRVQGFQGDLLIDGGAYSAGMAEWSPRWIGMQMTGPYSIPRAYIAGRAVFTNKVPLGPYRGAGRPEAAYFIERMMDFLADEVGLDPVDVRLRNAAEGPWKSPTGLQVPPFRGFLEDAVRELDYRRKGAEAKAGFSSFVLLPAASMGEGARIAVHSGRVQVWLGGNPHGQGHEVFVRKLVSEELDVPPDLIDLEKSDTDALAKGVGSWGSRTAIVGGGAVIEAARKLKAQVKRRGTYSAKKLLAGTYDAKVFYKPEGNFNSLGANLVTAHVDETGLVGVDEVAAYYDAGEVLNRAMLESQVIGGSVQGIGQVLTEGAFYDADGQPTVGTIGDAGLLSAMEMPRFSVKTATTRSDAPHGAKGVGESPTIGVPPALMRAVERHVGRRLTHTPLRPEELLPR
- a CDS encoding ornithine cyclodeaminase family protein codes for the protein MLYLSEEDVARLLTMGDALREVEAALRDLGEGKADNRPRQRVRGAHTVLNVMPASWPGRGYYGFKYYSISREGARFWFHLLDAHSGALLAVLQANRLGQQRTGAASGIATKTLAPRDATVVGILGTGWQAESQLEATCAVRKIARIRCHSRRQAQREAFAIKMSKSLGVDVVPVDSAEGAVRGADIVIAATTASEPVVKGEWLAPGAHVNAMGANRVEARELDDGVVTRASLIAADSVEQARMEAGDLIIPISKGILSWDRVTELSHVVAGKVPGRRKDDDITIFKSLGLAIEDVAVGAFVYERARTERIGNDVSV
- a CDS encoding MBL fold metallo-hydrolase, whose protein sequence is MAGTRITFYGGINEIGGNKFLLEDGSARIFLDFGKNFGREKQYFDEPWIHPQKEEHLLALGILPNLPGIYRKDATEKRELDAVLLTHPHTDHYDAIRWLRDDIPSYATPTTNAMILGREYAGHAGPSREYYIANWTEKEGQQEFRTLEPVEPGRTQEIAGLPVTAFNVDHSVLGSVGYVVETKAGNVAYTGDFRLHGARAAESRAFLEKAKARDPVALLIEGTHIEDSKIESEDEVQEKLTTVVSQTRGLVLTGFAPADVDRMNTFHNVAKATDRILVLTARQAFLVDRLVEKGLFTGFDLTSRNVRIFRKEKKTTAAFEKHLEEKYGDRVVDAAGVRAIQPQAILVATLSDMLALPAIDPMPGSVYILSSSEPFNEEMEISFEKLKGWLTRYGLPLFQIHASGHATAHDLRRAVETIRPKKVFLVHTENPALFARFLDKLRLGAEIVQPIEAQPYPL
- a CDS encoding DUF917 domain-containing protein; this encodes MGSLQDILVGAAFLGTGGGGSLEKGLQTVAADLKSGRSIRLADPDELAPDTWACTPYYCGSLAPTGKTAFKAKAAPYDGTECLLAAKALERHLGVTFGTTVATELGGGNTAAALSVAAQLGLPALDADGAGRSVPDLQHSTYFVAGIPIAPMGIANKYGDEAVIQNVADDFHAEVLVRAMAVASGGHVGVADHPGKIGDLRKGLVLRSITFSETVGHAIRNRNEDPIVAVLGATHGYLLFEGVAPSSCKYEDKEGFTFGTIDIRGTGADKGARYRIWFKNENIMAWRNGKVDVTAPDLVCLLDLEERAPILNPWVKKGQHIAAFGLPAPEIWRTPRGVEGFGPGYFGYKTRFVPIERKHTKGAR
- the nirK gene encoding copper-containing nitrite reductase, whose translation is MAGGQLDPVASEDRRRRAMKSSRPLGRGLLAVVVAVPLLLGVMAGAIGGYVLRTPGSAAAGGALESFNLNVFDFYFVGVGGTIAGVKNPTLNVSLGDQVTITIADQVNTGHNLYVEGYDTQSADVMAVGATAAVHFVANQEGTFAYYCAVPGHRALGMEGKLVVGSGAGGAPSLPPIGPEVLPVNDIVRNATDVPPPITRTTPATVDIWLNATEVNGQIEPGVSYTYWTYNGKVPGPFFRVRVNDTVVVHFHNDASSMMNHSVDFHAVMGPGGGMYASMAAPGQSTTFSFKALVPGLFLYHCGTPDVPTHIANGMFGEILVQPDAPLPPVDHEFYVGQSELYTKWPIHTLGNQVFDGQKLWDEQPTYFVFNGAFKALTGAHELTGQVNQTVRMYFADGGPDFISSFHVIGEIFSRVWQYGDLTDPPLHGVQTVLVPPGDCVVVDLTLEYPGNYTLVDHALLHAVDMGAVGVLHVTGYANSTIFNPGM
- a CDS encoding helix-turn-helix domain-containing protein, producing MIEATLRITLPCSWVTEVTREHGATVNLVEQKPAGGTTLQTLVEIDPGEADPTAVVETLRGNRFVHRVEAIVPPKGKILATLLVDHCDACQALANSDAFLTDATATPGGGLEWHLLAPTRPSVEALVRILKDRGIAVELAAIRSARGSGSLTERQERVLSLAFELGYFDFPKKIGLTELARKLGVSKAALSETLRTGEEKILHGYFQGLMKRAR